TGCGCAATATGCCCGGCTCGATGATTTCCTGCGCTATTACGCACCCGAAGGCGATTTCCTGTTCGACGAATTCGGCTGGGCCGAAGTCGCCTTCGCGCCGATGTTCAAGCGGTTGGCGTTCCTGGAATATTACGAAACCTATCAGGTGCCGCAGCATCTGACCCGCGTGCTGCGCTGGCGCGAGGCAAGCCTGACGCATCCGGTGGTGCAGCGGCATCACGGCCATCGCGAGCTGATGACGCTCTATTATGATTATTCGCGGGGCGGCGGAAACGGACGCATCCCCGAGGGGCGCGCCGTGTCGAGCTTCACGCTCGATCCGCCATGGAGCGACCGACCGATGCCGCCCCGCGACAAATGGGGCACGCCCGCCACCGACATTGCGCTGGGTCTGATCCCCGCCTGAATCTTCCCTATCGAGGACCATATCATGAAGAGCTACCCACAGCATTATATCGACGGCCGCTGGGTCGACAGCATCGGCGGCCGCAAGCTGCAAGTGATCAACCCCGCGACCGAGCAGCCAGCGTCGGAAATCACGCTCGGCACGGCTGAGGATGTCGATGCCGCCGTGATCGCCGCGCGGCGCGCGTTCGAGAGCTTCTCGCAGACCACCCGCGAGGAGCGGATCGCGCTGCTCGAACGCGTGATCGCGGAATATCAGAAGCGCGTGCCCGATATCGCCGAGGCGATAGCGACCGAGATGGGCTGCCCGATCTCGGTCGCCAAGACCGCGCAAGCAGGTTCGGGCATGGGCCATCTCGGCCATGCGTTGCAGGCGCTCAAGGATTACAAGTTCGCCGAGAAGATCGGCGCCAACACCGTGGTGCGCGAGCCGATCGGCGTCGTCGCGCTGATCACGCCGTGGAACTGGCCGATGAACCAGATCGTCGCCAAAGTCGGACCATGCCTCGCCGCCGGCTGCACGATGATCCTGAAACCCTCGGAGGAAGCACCAAGCTCGGCCGCGATTTTCGCCGAGGTGATGGACGCGGCGGGCGTACCGGCCGGCGTGTTCAACCTGGTTCAGGGTGATGGTGCCGGTGTCGGCACTGCGCTCGCCAAACATCCCGATATCGACATGGTGAGCTTTACCGGCTCGACCAGAGCCGGAATCTTGGTGGCGAAGAACGCCGCCGACACGGTCAAGCGCGTGGCGCAGGAGTTGGGCGGCAAATCCCCCAACATCATCCTGGAGGGTGCCCCGCTCGATCAGGCGCTGCCCGGCGGAGTCGGCGGCGTGCTGCTCAATTCGGGCCAGAGCTGCGTCGCGCCGACGCGGATGCTGGTCCATCGCTCGCAACATGACGAAGCGGCCGAAAAGGTCGGGCAGATGTTCTCCGCCAAGCAGGTCGGCGAGCCGCTGGTCGAGGGCGATCATATCGGTCCGGTGGTCAATGCGAGCCAGTGGCAGCGCATCCAGGGCCTGATTCAGAAGGGCATCGATGAGGGCGCGACGCTCGTCGCCGGTGGCACCGGACGGCC
This portion of the Sphingomonas sp. So64.6b genome encodes:
- a CDS encoding aldehyde dehydrogenase family protein: MKSYPQHYIDGRWVDSIGGRKLQVINPATEQPASEITLGTAEDVDAAVIAARRAFESFSQTTREERIALLERVIAEYQKRVPDIAEAIATEMGCPISVAKTAQAGSGMGHLGHALQALKDYKFAEKIGANTVVREPIGVVALITPWNWPMNQIVAKVGPCLAAGCTMILKPSEEAPSSAAIFAEVMDAAGVPAGVFNLVQGDGAGVGTALAKHPDIDMVSFTGSTRAGILVAKNAADTVKRVAQELGGKSPNIILEGAPLDQALPGGVGGVLLNSGQSCVAPTRMLVHRSQHDEAAEKVGQMFSAKQVGEPLVEGDHIGPVVNASQWQRIQGLIQKGIDEGATLVAGGTGRPEGKETGFYVKPTVFADVTPDMTIAKEEIFGPVLVIMPYDDDADAVRIANDTPYGLGAYIAGDPARAKKMVGKIRAGAVFVNAGGLAFDMPFGGYKQSGNGREFGKFGLEEFLEVKSVIGQLPED